The proteins below are encoded in one region of Leishmania mexicana MHOM/GT/2001/U1103 complete genome, chromosome 27:
- a CDS encoding putative heat shock protein DNAJ — protein sequence MRRLLCRSMWTDRAAIRAVAGSSMRFMRNTRTAPSATAPFFRRWQLPSTRLSSSGAFVETDRRWQSDSAGQQDLYAVLGVSPDATQDEIKAAYKKLALEYHPDRNHQRGAEEKFKSISAAYSVVGNREKRREYDAQRAMSRGMGGGSYNSGSSSRGASGYSSGFPGGMDRGNYQYHQMSKEEADQLFRELFGGMRVDQIFRNLEEEMRIGGIKGNGLGGHVGRSFPDSDQTFRPFFSVESSTANVFVDEHGNRMEETTYTDSRGKRFTVRRMSSIDPNASVNQTADEFYRGRHAGKDGRYRFGNVSSRFQRPDDDFTQNMLGVRSHGRSPLVAFLILAAWTVVLGTLLLCFIGFLARHPLFFASVLVLILLGRAARPF from the coding sequence ATGCGACGACTACTGTGTCGCTCGATGTGGACCGATCGCGCCGCCATCCGTGCCGTTGCTGGGTCTTCGATGCGCTTCATGAGGAACACACGTACCGCACCATCCGCAACAGCGCCATTTTTTCGCCGCTGGCAGCTCCCGTCCACGAGACTCTCGTCCTCCGGCGCGTTTGTGGAGACTGACCGCCGCTGGCAGAGCGACAGCGCCGGGCAGCAGGATTTGTATGCGGTGCTGGGGGTGAGTCCGGACGCCACGCAGGATGAAATCAAGGCTGCGTACAAGAAGTTGGCTCTCGAGTACCACCCAGACCGCAACCATCAGCGGGGTGCGGAGGAGAAGTTCAAGTCGATCTCGGCCGCGTACAGCGTCGTTGGCAACAGGGAGAAGCGCCGCGAGTACGACGCACAGCGAGCGATGTCGAGGGGTATGGGCGGTGGGTCGtacaacagcggcagcagcagccgtggtgcTAGCGGGTACTCTTCCGGCTTTCCTGGCGGCATGGATCGTGGCAACTACCAGTACCATCAGATGTccaaggaggaggccgatCAGCTCTTCCGTGAGCTCTTCGGCGGCATGCGTGTCGACCAAATTTTCCGCAACCTGGAGGAAGAGATGCGAATCGGAGGCATTAAAGGAAACGGGCTGGGCGGCCATGTTGGCCGGAGTTTTCCGGACTCGGATCAGACGTTCCGACCCTTCTTCAGCGTGGAGAGTAGCACGGCAAACGTCTTTGTAGACGAGCACGGGAACCGCATGGAGGAGACGACGTACACCGACTCTCGTGGCAAGCGCTTCACGGTGCGCCGCATGAGCAGTATCGACCCAAACGCGAGTGTTAATCAAACCGCCGACGAGTTTTACCGTGGACGGCACGCCGGCAAGGACGGCCGCTACCGATTCGGCAACGTCTCCTCCCGGTTTCAGCGACCCGACGACGACTTCACGCAGAATATGCTCGGTGTCCGCTCCCACGGCCGCAGTCCGCTGGTGGCCTTTCTCATCCTTGCCGCGTGGACAGTGGTGCTGGGCACCCTTCTGCTCTGCTTTATTGGTTTCCTTGCTCGGCACCCACTGTTCTTTGCGTCTGTTCTGGTGTTAatcctcctcggccgcgCGGCCCGCCCCTTctga
- a CDS encoding putative ribokinase: MHRVQKVQSHAGEYAPDILVVGSCFLDYVGYVDHMPQVGETMHSESFHKGFGGKGANQAVAAGRLGAKVAMVSMVGTDGDGSDYIKELERNGVNTAHMLRTGKSSTGLAMILVDTKSSNNEIVICPNATNHFTPELLRAQTSNYERIMHAGLKYLICQNEIPLSTTLDTLKEAHSRGVYTVFNSAPAPKPAEVEQIKPFLPYVSLFCPNEVEATLITGVKVTDTESAFRAIKALQQLGVRDVVITLGAAGFVLSENGAAPVHVTGKRVKAVDTTGAGDCFVGSMVYFMSRGRNLLEACKRANECAAISVTRKGTQLSYPYPSELPAGAM; encoded by the coding sequence ATGCACCGTGTGCAGAAGGTTCAATCTCATGCGGGCGAGTATGCCCCAGACATTTTGGTGGTTGGCTCCTGCTTTCTGGACTATGTTGGCTACGTGGACCACATGCCGCAGGTGGGCGAGACGATGCACTCGGAGTCGTTTCACAAGGGATTTGGCGGTAAAGGCGCCAACCAAGCTGTGGCGGCTGGCCGCCTGGGGGCCAAGGTCGCCATGGTGAGCATGGTCGGGACAgatggcgacggcagtgACTACATcaaggagctggagaggAACGGTGTTAACACGGCGCACATGCTTCGCACCGGCAAGAGCTCGACTGGGCTGGCGATGATCCTGGTCGATACCAAGTCGTCCAACAACGAAATTGTCATTTGTCCCAACGCCACAAACCACTTCACACCTGAGCTGCTTCGCGCGCAGACGAGCAACTACGAGAGGATCATGCACGCGGGGCTCAAGTATCTCATTTGCCAGAACGAAATACCCCTCTCCACCACGCTCGATACACTGAAAGAGGCGCACAGCCGTGGCGTGTACACGGTGTTCAACAGCGCTCCGGCCCCGAAGCCGGCTGAGGTGGAGCAGATCAAGCCGTTTCTCCCCTACGTGTCGCTCTTCTGTCCAAACGAAGTAGAGGCTACGCTCATCACTGGCGTGAAGGTGACGGACACCGAGTCCGCCTTTCGCGCCAtcaaggcgctgcagcagctcggcgTTCGTGATGTCGTCATCACGCTCGGTGCGGCCGGCTTTGTTCTTTCTGAAAATGGTGCCGCGCCGGTGCATGTCACGGGCAAGCGCGTCAAGGCGGTGGACACGACCGGCGCCGGTGACTGCTTCGTCGGCTCCATGGTGTATTTTATGAGTCGCGGCCGAAACCTTCTGGAGGCCTGCAAGCGAGCCAACGAGTGCGCCGCCATCAGCGTCACGCGCAAGGGCACACAGCTGTCCTACCCGTACCCAAGTGAGCTGCCAGCTGGTGCCATGTAG